A segment of the Mycobacterium intracellulare ATCC 13950 genome:
GCTCGGCATCGGTCCGTCGCATCATTGGATCGTCAACGGTCAACTGGGGCTGGCCTACGACCGCCCGGCGCGCCTGATGGGCGACTACCTCGACGTGCTGAACGCGTCCTTCGCGGGACCAGGCAGCGTCGACGTCGACAACGAAAGCTATTGCGTCCATTCGCCGGTGGATGTCACGGACGCCTACGGCGTGCCCATCTTGTTGTCGGCGCTGGGACCGGCGATGCTGCGGCTCGCGGGCGAGCGGGCCGGCGGCACCATCTTGTGGATGGCCGACGAGCGCGCGATCGCGGACCACGTCGTCCCGCGCATCACCTCGGCGGCGACCGGGGCCGGGCGGCAGGCGCCACGAATCGTCGCCGGTGTTCCTGTCGCCCTGTGCTCGGCCAACGAGGTCGGCGATGCCCGCGCCTACGCCAGCGAGGTGCTCGGACACGCGGATTTCTCGCCGAACTACGTGCGGCTGCTGGAACACGGCGACGCCGAGGACGTCGGCGACACCATGGCGGCCGGCGATGAACGGGCCATCCTCGCCCGGTTGTCCCGCTACCGTGACGCGGGCGTGACCGACCTGGCGGCGCGAATTGTGCCGCTGGGCAAGGATGTTGGCGAGCGGGCCGACTCGCGGCGCCGGACCCAGGACTTCCTGTCGTCGCTGTGTCCGGAGTTGTGATCAGCGCGCCGGCAGGCCGAGGACCCGCTGGGCGATGATGTTGCGCTGAATCTCCGACGTGCCACCGGCGATGGTGCCCGCGTAGCTGCTGATGTAGCGGGCGAACCAGCCGGCGGTGAAAAGGTCGGGGGCGTAAGGGTTGTACGGGGCCGTCAGCCCCTTGGCGCGCAACCCGTCGGCGCCGGCCGCGTCCAGCGCGTGCCTCAGCGCGCTCTGCTCGGCCTCCGAACCGAAGACCTTCAGCACCGACAAGGCGGCGACGTCGACGTCGCCGCGGGCCGCGCGCCCCAGCGCCGCCGAACCGAGCAGCCGCAGCGCGTAGTAGTCCATCACAATGGTGGCGTAGTGGTCTGCGTTCAACTCGTCGGCCGGCCGGTAGTCCTCGAGCAGTTGCTCGAGCCGGTTCGCGAACGCCATCCACATCAGGGTGCGTTCGTGGCCGAGCGACCCGTTGGCGACCCGCCATCCACCGTTGAGCGGGCCGAGAAGGTTGTCCGCGGGCACCCGGACGTCGTTGAAGAACACCTCGTTGAAGTCCAGCTCGTCGGGGTCATAGACCGAGGCGAAGGGGCGGCGCTGAACCCCGGGGGTTTCGGTGGGGATGAGCAGGGCGCTGATCCCCTTGTGCCGCGGCGCATCTGGGTCGGTGCGAACGAAGGTCAGGATGACGTCGGCGTCATGGGCGCCCGACGTCCATACCTTCTGCCCGTTGACCACGAAGTGATCGCCCACCAACTCGGCCTTCGTCCGCAACCCGGCCAGGTCGGAGCCGGCGCCGGGTTCACTCATTCCCAGTGAGGCGGTCTTGTCGGCCCGCAGAATCGGGACGGCCCAGCGCTGCTTTTGCTCCTCGGTCCCGAAGGACAGCAGCGACGCGGCGATAATGCCGACGCCTTGGGGGTTGAAGCAGTGATAGATCCGGCGCCGCGAGAGTTCTTCGCGGTGCACGAACTGCTGCAGGATGTTGGCGTTGCGGCCGCCGAATTCGGGTGGGTTTCCGGGCAGCAGCCACCCGTGGTCGAACTGGAGCCGCTGCCAGCGGCGCGACCACTCGGGCACATGCGAGGTCGACGAGGGGCGCTCCGCGGCCTGGGCCTCCACCGGCAGATGTTCGTCGAGAAAGGCGACGAATTCCGCGCGGAAGGTTTCAACGTCGGCGTCAAAGGTGAGTTGCATGGTCGCTAAAATTCAGGCCCGCAGAAGTTCAACGGGTGAATCCCCATTCGGCTTCGTTCTCTTCGGTTTTGAGGTTTTCCGCCGGATCCTCCGCATCGGCGAGTGGCGGCTGGGGGGCGCGAGCGGTGCGCTGACCGATTTCGGTGATCGCGTGCACGGGGCAGTCCAGCAGCGCCCGCATGACCGCATCGCGGTCCGCTTCGGCGACCGTGCCATCGCCGATCAGGGATGCATACCCCCAGTCGTCCAGCGAGAAGTATCCTGGCGCGTGTTTGGCGCAGATGCCGAAGCCGTCGCAAATGGTGCGGTCCAGACGGATTTTCATGCGTGCCTCACAGCTTCCGCCTCGTAGGGGCGCTCGGCGTGGAACGCGCCGCGGGCGCAGTCCGGGCACGCGCCGTCGACGTGCGCGCCGACTTCGTCCGGGAACTGATCGAGCAGGCTGGCGGCCACGTTGGTGGCGGCATCCAGGGTCGCGCAGGCCCCGCGCCCGCGCAGCACCACCGACCAGCGTCGCAGCCGCTCGACGTCCTCTGTGGTTGCGGCGCCGTCACGCAGGGCACCGGCCGCCGCGGCCATCGCCGCAGTCCCGTTGAAGCACGAGCCGCACTGTCCGGCGTTCTCGCGGTCGAAATAGGCCAGCACCGACGCCGCCACGGCGACGGGGCAGTCGTCCGTGATGACCGAGATCGCGCCGCAGCCCAGCCCGCTGCCGACCCGTCGCATCGTCTCGTGGTCCAGCGTCGTCTCCAGCACAGAGCGGTTGAGCAGGCCGGCGAAGTAACCGCCCATCAGTGCGCCGCGCACTTGGTCGGCCGGAACGCCGTGCAGGGCAAGCAATTCGGTGAAAGGCAGGCCGTGGGGAAGCTCGTAGAGGACCGGCGGTCGCCCGGCCCCGGTGATGGTGGCCAGGAAGGTACCCGGCGACAGCGGCGTGCCCTGCGCGCGGAACGCCGCCGAGCCATGCCGCTGCAGGTAAGGCAGGTTGGCCAAGGTCTCGACGTTGCTCACCAAGGTCGGCCGGTCGTCGACGCCCGCCTCGAATGGGCGGGGCGGCTTGTCCGTTGGCTTGGCCGGGCCGCCGTTGATCGCGCGGACGGCCGCGGTCTCCTCGCCGGCCACGTAGCCGGCCGGCACGGTCAGCATGGTGATCGGCACGCCGAGCGTGTCGGGGCCCAGTTCGCCCAGCGCGGTCTCGACGCTGTGCGCCGACTCCGCGTCCGACACATAGAGGTAGGCGCGGTCGGCGGCAACAAGCGTTGCGGCCAACCGCAGCCCGTCCAAGACCAGGTGCGGACGGTTGCGCAGCAGCCAGCGGTCCTTGATCGACGCCGGTTCTCCCTCTTCGCCGTTCGCGACCACGACGGGGCCCCCGGTGTCCGCCATCAGGCGCCCGTTCTCGCGCACCGTCCGCAGCTTCACCGCAAGCGGGAACGCCGCGCCGCCCCGGCCCACCAGTCCGCTGGCCTCCACCTCGCCCAGCAACGCATCGGTGTCGGTCAGCGGGTGATAGCCGCCGGCCTGCCGATAGGCGGCCAGGTCTTCCCGGCCGCCCTGCTCGGACAGCAGCCGCGGCGAGCACCCGGCGGGGACGGCGGTGGTGGTTGCGGACTGGGTGGTGTTCAAAGCTGGCCTGCCATCGTCTTAGTTAGGCTTGCACACATGCGAACTGCCGTGGTGCGTGTCAACGTCGACCCGGAAAGCGGGCTCACACCCGCACAACTACGTGTCGGCATGGCAGCTCTCCACGAGCTCGCGACCGCGGTGGGCGCCGACGTGGTCAAAAACGACCTCGCCACGATGCCGGTGCGCCGCCGCGAGGTCGAATTGCTCATCGCGGCCGAAGACAGCGCCGCCGCGCAGAACACCGCAATCAATGTGTGCGCCAAAGCTTTCGGCACGACCCCGCGCCCGGGCGTGATCACCTTCGTCAGCCGGGGGACCAACGACGACGCACACGGGGTGCTGTCCGCCTTCGGCCTGACCGGTGACATCGAGCGAACCCCGGGCGACGACGGCTTCGACATCGTGCACGTGACGCTTCGGGAGAAAGACCTCGAACGGATTCCGGAAAGCCGTGTGCACACGGCACTGGAGGCGTCGCTCAATTGCGAGGTCCACATTCGCACCCGGTAGGAACCACAAAAGACGACGTAGGGACATTACGAGCCCAGGAATTCCAGGATCGCGGGCGCCGCCTGCACCCACGTGTCGAACATGTTGAAATGCTGCACCCTGCCGGCGGCGCGGTCTTCGGACGCGCGCTCCCAGGCGTCCTCGGGCCAGGGCGGATCAATGAGCTTTGACCCCTTGATCAAGCAACTGACCTCCAGCGACGTCCGCTTGGGGTGATCCATGTCGTTCTCGCCGCCGCGAATGATCAAGGTGGGGACCTTGATCCGGTCGAACATCTCATCCTCGACGCCGGGAATCGTTTGCCCCGGCTTGGAAACGAACGCGTTGAGCCA
Coding sequences within it:
- a CDS encoding NADH-ubiquinone oxidoreductase-F iron-sulfur binding region domain-containing protein, translated to MNTTQSATTTAVPAGCSPRLLSEQGGREDLAAYRQAGGYHPLTDTDALLGEVEASGLVGRGGAAFPLAVKLRTVRENGRLMADTGGPVVVANGEEGEPASIKDRWLLRNRPHLVLDGLRLAATLVAADRAYLYVSDAESAHSVETALGELGPDTLGVPITMLTVPAGYVAGEETAAVRAINGGPAKPTDKPPRPFEAGVDDRPTLVSNVETLANLPYLQRHGSAAFRAQGTPLSPGTFLATITGAGRPPVLYELPHGLPFTELLALHGVPADQVRGALMGGYFAGLLNRSVLETTLDHETMRRVGSGLGCGAISVITDDCPVAVAASVLAYFDRENAGQCGSCFNGTAAMAAAAGALRDGAATTEDVERLRRWSVVLRGRGACATLDAATNVAASLLDQFPDEVGAHVDGACPDCARGAFHAERPYEAEAVRHA
- a CDS encoding LLM class F420-dependent oxidoreductase, with the translated sequence MRIGLMVGSDKERARADRLAGLIDDGTGAESAGFAAFWIPQVPGYLDAMTAVTLIGQATDRIEIGTAVVPIQTRHPMIMAQQALTTQIACGGRFTLGIGPSHHWIVNGQLGLAYDRPARLMGDYLDVLNASFAGPGSVDVDNESYCVHSPVDVTDAYGVPILLSALGPAMLRLAGERAGGTILWMADERAIADHVVPRITSAATGAGRQAPRIVAGVPVALCSANEVGDARAYASEVLGHADFSPNYVRLLEHGDAEDVGDTMAAGDERAILARLSRYRDAGVTDLAARIVPLGKDVGERADSRRRTQDFLSSLCPEL
- a CDS encoding acyl-CoA dehydrogenase family protein, giving the protein MQLTFDADVETFRAEFVAFLDEHLPVEAQAAERPSSTSHVPEWSRRWQRLQFDHGWLLPGNPPEFGGRNANILQQFVHREELSRRRIYHCFNPQGVGIIAASLLSFGTEEQKQRWAVPILRADKTASLGMSEPGAGSDLAGLRTKAELVGDHFVVNGQKVWTSGAHDADVILTFVRTDPDAPRHKGISALLIPTETPGVQRRPFASVYDPDELDFNEVFFNDVRVPADNLLGPLNGGWRVANGSLGHERTLMWMAFANRLEQLLEDYRPADELNADHYATIVMDYYALRLLGSAALGRAARGDVDVAALSVLKVFGSEAEQSALRHALDAAGADGLRAKGLTAPYNPYAPDLFTAGWFARYISSYAGTIAGGTSEIQRNIIAQRVLGLPAR
- a CDS encoding ferredoxin, whose product is MKIRLDRTICDGFGICAKHAPGYFSLDDWGYASLIGDGTVAEADRDAVMRALLDCPVHAITEIGQRTARAPQPPLADAEDPAENLKTEENEAEWGFTR